A window of the Leucothrix mucor DSM 2157 genome harbors these coding sequences:
- a CDS encoding maltoporin, with translation MTLLLRRIGILLAVSTAVSTVHAADDNLEFHGYLRSGIGSNSEGGDQACFKLDGAAAKYRLGNECETYGELSFGKKVWKNDDGAYFNVSTRLAFSVDQAQDWEEADPAFREAYVEAGNLFGGVLEGANFWVGKRFYNRQDAHINDFYFWDNSGPGAGVENIDVGVGKLSYAMRRNTSDDDRAVTSHDFKLSGIKTNKNGSLDVGVNLLRSDESQDDFEGTNGKQFHLMHTQSNVLGGFNKLAVQYGDGSGVGLNPYPNDSADSDDKVLRVTEQMVWQKGEKFSGMAEAVYQKVEDGDTWMSVGLRPTLHINKHFGVGLELGHDRVKDKDGEVRSLNKITLAPYLSPTANFWSRPQLRAFVTYADWDDAAQAKGVANGVFGTDTHGMSYGFQLESWW, from the coding sequence ATGACTTTATTATTACGCCGTATCGGCATACTGCTAGCGGTTAGCACTGCAGTTAGCACCGTACACGCCGCAGACGATAATCTTGAGTTCCATGGATACTTACGCTCAGGCATTGGCTCAAATAGCGAAGGTGGTGATCAAGCTTGTTTTAAGCTTGATGGCGCTGCTGCTAAATACCGCCTGGGTAACGAGTGCGAAACTTATGGTGAGCTTTCTTTCGGTAAAAAAGTCTGGAAAAACGATGATGGAGCCTATTTTAATGTCAGCACACGCCTCGCTTTTTCTGTAGACCAAGCGCAAGACTGGGAGGAAGCAGACCCAGCCTTTCGTGAAGCCTATGTCGAAGCTGGCAACCTTTTTGGTGGTGTTCTTGAGGGTGCAAATTTCTGGGTTGGTAAACGTTTCTACAACCGTCAGGATGCTCATATCAATGACTTCTACTTCTGGGATAATTCTGGCCCGGGGGCTGGAGTTGAAAATATAGATGTCGGCGTGGGTAAGCTCTCTTATGCCATGCGTCGAAACACTTCAGACGATGACCGTGCAGTGACCAGTCATGATTTCAAACTCAGTGGTATCAAAACTAACAAAAACGGCTCTTTGGACGTAGGCGTTAACCTATTACGATCCGATGAAAGTCAGGATGATTTCGAAGGAACAAATGGCAAGCAGTTCCACTTGATGCACACACAAAGCAATGTACTAGGAGGATTTAACAAGCTAGCAGTTCAATATGGGGATGGCTCAGGAGTGGGCTTAAATCCATATCCTAATGATAGTGCAGACAGCGACGACAAAGTGCTGCGTGTCACCGAGCAAATGGTTTGGCAGAAAGGTGAAAAGTTCTCAGGTATGGCAGAAGCGGTTTACCAAAAAGTAGAAGATGGCGATACCTGGATGTCTGTCGGCTTGCGTCCAACTTTACATATTAACAAGCACTTCGGGGTGGGCTTGGAGTTAGGTCATGATCGCGTTAAAGATAAAGATGGTGAAGTGCGCTCTTTGAACAAGATCACCCTGGCACCATACCTTTCGCCTACTGCAAACTTTTGGTCCAGACCTCAACTTCGAGCTTTTGTCACCTATGCTGATTGGGATGATGCGGCACAAGCTAAAGGGGTTGCCAACGGTGTCTTCGGGACCGATACCCATGGCATGAGTTATGGTTTTCAATTGGAATCTTGGTGGTAA
- a CDS encoding alpha-amylase family glycosyl hydrolase, which translates to MTLQSTTTESSWWRGAVIYQIYPRSFADSNHDGIGDINGIIDKLDYISELGVDGIWLSPFFTSPMKDFGYDISNYRDVDPMFGSLSDFDSLIKKAHSLNLKVMIDQVISHTSDQHPWFGESRKDNSNDKADWYVWAEPQSDGTPPNNWLSVFGGSAWSWEPARKQFYLHNFLDSQPDLNFHNPVVVNQVLDDMRFWLERGVDGFRLDTANFYFHDDELRNNPPRPKDVAAGGDMSNDVNLYSMQSHVYDKSRPENIEFLKKLRSLMNEYPNRTTVGEIGDDNSLKLMAEYTSGGDKLHMAYTFDLLAHDSGAEYIESVVDSVESMIGDGWPCWAMSNHDVMRVATRWAEGDHQQDLVRLLHAILFSLRGSVCLYQGEELGLPEADVPFEKLQDPYGITFWPEFKGRDGCRTPMPWNSTDNHAGFSQEIPWLPVPSEHMDLTVAHQQQDLGSTLNHCKALLAWRQQNRTLVQGDIKRLEAPEGVLAFHRFMDEHRVTLVFNLSNQTKLIGEELLQQWGVKDHSSSLAVLAFDGAWLESDGDNNWANFSQLT; encoded by the coding sequence ATGACTTTACAAAGTACAACTACGGAAAGTAGCTGGTGGCGTGGTGCTGTTATTTATCAGATCTACCCAAGAAGCTTTGCAGATAGTAACCATGATGGCATTGGAGATATCAATGGCATCATCGACAAGCTTGATTACATATCAGAGCTTGGTGTTGACGGGATATGGTTATCACCATTCTTTACCTCTCCTATGAAAGACTTTGGTTACGACATCTCAAATTATCGCGATGTTGATCCAATGTTTGGTTCTTTGTCAGACTTCGATAGCCTGATCAAAAAAGCACACTCTCTGAACCTCAAAGTTATGATTGACCAGGTGATTAGTCACACTTCTGACCAGCACCCTTGGTTTGGCGAGTCACGTAAAGATAATAGTAATGACAAAGCAGACTGGTACGTCTGGGCAGAGCCACAATCAGACGGTACGCCACCTAATAACTGGCTGTCAGTATTTGGCGGATCAGCATGGTCATGGGAGCCAGCACGTAAACAGTTCTATTTACACAACTTCCTGGATAGTCAGCCCGATCTAAACTTTCACAATCCTGTCGTGGTAAATCAAGTGCTTGATGATATGCGCTTTTGGCTGGAGCGTGGCGTTGATGGCTTCCGCCTGGATACCGCAAACTTCTACTTCCACGATGACGAGTTACGTAACAATCCACCGCGCCCTAAAGATGTTGCAGCAGGTGGTGATATGTCAAATGATGTGAATCTCTACAGCATGCAGTCGCATGTCTATGACAAATCACGACCGGAAAATATTGAGTTTTTAAAGAAACTACGCTCGCTAATGAATGAGTACCCAAACCGCACTACGGTCGGCGAAATCGGTGATGATAACTCACTTAAGTTAATGGCTGAGTACACTTCTGGCGGCGACAAGCTCCATATGGCCTACACCTTTGATTTGCTCGCTCATGACTCTGGTGCGGAGTACATTGAATCCGTTGTTGACTCCGTTGAGTCCATGATTGGTGATGGTTGGCCGTGTTGGGCAATGAGCAATCATGACGTTATGCGGGTCGCTACGCGCTGGGCCGAAGGCGATCATCAGCAAGACCTTGTACGGCTACTGCACGCCATACTATTCAGCCTAAGAGGCAGCGTTTGCCTTTATCAAGGTGAGGAGCTTGGTCTACCGGAAGCGGACGTCCCCTTTGAAAAATTACAAGACCCTTATGGCATCACTTTTTGGCCGGAGTTCAAAGGGCGCGATGGCTGCAGAACCCCTATGCCATGGAACTCAACGGATAATCACGCAGGCTTTTCACAGGAAATACCCTGGCTCCCTGTTCCATCAGAGCACATGGACTTAACCGTTGCACATCAGCAACAAGACTTAGGCTCAACGCTGAACCACTGCAAAGCATTACTGGCTTGGCGACAGCAAAATCGGACATTAGTACAAGGTGACATCAAAAGGCTCGAGGCCCCGGAAGGTGTATTAGCATTTCATCGGTTTATGGACGAACACAGAGTTACCTTGGTCTTTAATTTAAGTAATCAGACAAAGCTTATTGGGGAAGAATTACTCCAGCAATGGGGAGTAAAAGATCACTCATCAAGTTTGGCAGTTCTCGCTTTTGATGGCGCTTGGTTGGAAAGCGATGGAGACAATAATTGGGCTAACTTTTCTCAGTTAACTTAA
- a CDS encoding LacI family DNA-binding transcriptional regulator, with translation MTKKLTLKDIAKALNVSTTTVSNAFNRPDQLSAKLRDHIVSSANELGYYGPSAAGRVLRTGRSNSIGIINHAEFSYALKDPLAVSFLQGVASVCDRENMSMMLLPGIGRSDRKFPAFDAMVDTFIIQSCFITDDLVKRVLGQGSRAIMVDGQVDGLACVTISDKTSANNAAQHLLDQGHRKFAILSFQLNAKERDKLFSLETLNQSRHHVAIQRLEGYLSAFKAAEIPQKQITIKECPENSGDAGYQVGLEILTKKNRPTAILCMSDRLAIGLMKAAHKLGIKIPDDLSIIGFDDIEAAASCTPPLTTIEQLGYEKGQLAAELAISDEPPESIELPAKLVIRQSTKSPRS, from the coding sequence TTGACCAAAAAACTCACCTTAAAAGATATAGCTAAAGCCCTTAACGTCTCTACCACAACAGTTTCTAATGCATTTAACCGACCAGATCAGTTATCAGCTAAGTTGCGTGACCATATCGTCTCTTCGGCGAATGAACTAGGTTATTACGGCCCAAGTGCTGCAGGCAGAGTGCTTCGAACAGGTCGGAGTAATAGTATAGGCATCATTAATCATGCTGAGTTTAGCTATGCATTAAAAGATCCGTTGGCGGTGAGTTTTTTACAGGGTGTTGCAAGTGTTTGTGACCGTGAAAACATGAGCATGATGCTACTTCCCGGTATAGGCCGCTCAGATAGAAAATTCCCGGCATTCGATGCAATGGTGGACACCTTTATTATACAAAGCTGCTTTATCACTGATGATCTAGTAAAACGTGTATTAGGTCAGGGTTCACGGGCAATCATGGTTGATGGACAGGTCGATGGTCTTGCCTGCGTCACTATCAGTGATAAAACATCCGCTAACAATGCTGCCCAACACCTGTTGGACCAAGGCCATCGGAAATTTGCGATTTTATCTTTTCAGCTAAATGCTAAAGAACGTGACAAACTCTTCTCTCTAGAAACACTCAACCAATCCAGACACCACGTCGCAATACAGCGACTTGAAGGTTATCTAAGCGCTTTTAAAGCGGCTGAAATTCCACAGAAGCAGATTACTATCAAAGAATGCCCCGAGAACAGTGGAGACGCAGGCTACCAAGTAGGCCTTGAAATTCTCACTAAGAAAAATCGGCCTACCGCAATACTTTGCATGAGTGATCGTCTGGCTATTGGTCTCATGAAAGCGGCGCATAAGCTTGGCATTAAAATCCCGGATGACCTTTCAATTATCGGCTTTGATGATATCGAAGCAGCTGCCTCCTGCACACCGCCACTGACTACTATTGAACAACTAGGATATGAGAAAGGTCAGCTTGCTGCAGAATTAGCAATAAGTGACGAACCGCCGGAAAGCATCGAGCTGCCAGCCAAACTTGTCATTCGTCAATCTACTAAATCTCCTAGAAGTTAA
- a CDS encoding DMT family transporter, translated as MWIVFALLAAVFFGLRGIMYQWTSQRKINRNLLLFGVFFVGFVISLSSVILLDQQWYGWADVAVGLGLGFGSFSANAFLHKGFSVGKASLIGILSGLTPLFVLIFAFLLWQETLTMLQLVAFFIIFGGLYTIRYSNDISFSNLQGAQWGLLAALFFAFNDLLGKQSTLLEADTFATLTSMFGFGSFLFAMSWLVKRKKSLAAQDDSQANWSEIKTFSCGLLIGLTNVAGMVAIISAFALGNTGLVSAITGMNILIILLYSRIVLKESFSRQELLGLTTAFLGVIVLRLSY; from the coding sequence ATGTGGATAGTATTTGCCCTACTCGCGGCGGTTTTTTTCGGTTTGCGAGGAATAATGTATCAATGGACGTCACAGCGAAAAATTAATCGTAACTTATTATTATTTGGCGTTTTTTTTGTTGGCTTTGTAATAAGCCTCTCAAGCGTCATCTTGCTGGACCAACAATGGTATGGATGGGCCGATGTTGCGGTAGGTTTAGGCTTGGGCTTTGGTTCTTTTTCCGCGAATGCTTTTTTGCATAAAGGCTTTTCCGTTGGCAAGGCATCACTAATTGGTATTTTGTCGGGCTTGACGCCGCTGTTTGTGCTGATTTTTGCCTTTCTATTATGGCAAGAAACCTTAACCATGCTGCAGCTAGTCGCCTTTTTTATTATTTTTGGTGGCTTGTATACCATCCGCTACTCCAACGATATTTCATTCAGCAATCTACAGGGCGCTCAGTGGGGTTTACTCGCCGCATTGTTCTTTGCCTTTAATGACTTACTCGGTAAGCAATCAACGCTACTGGAAGCCGATACCTTTGCGACCTTAACCTCGATGTTTGGCTTTGGTAGCTTTCTGTTCGCGATGAGTTGGCTGGTGAAGCGTAAAAAAAGTTTAGCAGCTCAAGATGACTCTCAGGCGAATTGGTCGGAGATAAAAACCTTTTCCTGTGGCTTACTGATCGGGCTGACCAATGTGGCTGGTATGGTTGCCATAATCTCGGCCTTTGCACTGGGTAATACTGGGTTGGTTTCTGCGATTACCGGGATGAATATTTTAATTATCCTGCTGTACTCTCGTATTGTTCTAAAAGAGTCTTTTAGTCGTCAGGAGCTTTTAGGGTTAACCACTGCGTTTCTGGGCGTGATTGTGCTGAGGTTGAGTTACTAG